The DNA region GCCTTGATATTACATCGAGGTTTCCCAATATCTGAAGCGGAATAGAAATGAGCGCCCGGTTCCTCACCATATGAAACATATGAGTAAAAATAACGACCGCCTTGGGTAGTCGGGTCCTTTTTAGCGATAGAAGAGCAGAGTTCGTAATCGCTTATTTCTTCAGCCGAAAATAGAGGAGCATTCTCTTGTAGTAGTTTTTCGATTAATTCTTGGGTTTGGCATTCGGAAAAAGACTGGCCTTTAATGCTTACGCAGCACTTTCCTGAATCATTGGAATGGTTGATCAAAACATGCATCGATGCTGGCGCAATGGCATCGAGGGTAACGGAGGAGATGCAGCCCACTAGCTTGCGGAAAATGGCTATGAGCTGTTCCGCATTCGCTCCGGCTCTAACCAGATCTTGATAGAGCGCATAGCCACGGCTATCGATTTTTGGCCTGATACCCAAGTTTAGCATTGTGTCGAAAAAATAGACGTAACCTAACGCCCAATCAGGGAAGTCTTCATGAGCCTTACCTAAAAACATGCCAATGCTTTCGACAGTTTCAATTGTATTTCCGGTTGAAATTTGCTGAATTTCCCCTGCGCGGCTGCCAATCGAGTTGAATTTTCCCTTGTTAAAATTGATATCCTGTAGCAATTTGGGCAGGTCCGTATTTTCAATGTCGGTATAATAAGTTGTTTTATCGAAGGAGTCGGTGCGTCCTCTAATAATTAACGGCCGGCCGTACCAAGCACTAACGCTTTTCGCGAAAATGTCTGATAGATGCATCCCCGCAACAAAGGACACAGTGCGAGGCGTAGATTCCATTTGACCGAATAGGAGTGTTAATGCTTCGAGCGTGCCGCCGCTTAGGCCACGTTGGTAAATATACTTTCCGGTTGGGTTTGTCGGCAGTTTTACCCAGTGGTTAGGTCCTAATTCTAATAGCTCAGTTAAGGGTTTAACTAAATCAGATCGAATATTCGCAGAACCAACGACTGAAAACATAAAAATGTAAAATATAGCGAATTTTAACATTGTCTTATTGTGTCATATTCGATTTGCGCGTCAAGTAGAGTGTTTTTTATTGCATCATCTTGACAAAATCGGTTTCCGTCACCACGGGAACCCCCAATTTTTGAGCTGCCTTCTGCTTGGTACTGACCGGACCATCCCCAACGACCAAATAGTCTGTGTTTGTGGAGACACTAGCAGGGGTTTGACCGCCGGCGGCTCGCACTTTTTTCTGAGCCTCTTTCCGATCCAACAGCGTGAGTGTGCCTGTAAAGACAACACTTTTGCCAAATAACGGATGCGTATTATCAAACGTTGCTTGAACGGGTTTAGCGATGGTTATGTGCCCAAGCAACGCGTCGATTTCTTTGTCAAAGGCCTTAAATCCCGCGGGGATGGAGCGAGCGATAGACTCACCTATGCCATAGATGCTCGTAAATTCTTCGAAACTGGCTTGGCGCAAGCGCTCTAGCGAACCAAAATGATTGGCAATGGTCTCTGCAATGGTGGGGCCTAAATCGTCGAAACCCAGCGCAGTCAGGAAATTAGGCAATGAGATGGTGCGCTTTTGCTCGATTTGAGCAAGCAGCTTCTTAGCTAGGGTTTCGCCCATGCGCTCCAGAGAAAGCAGTTGCTCAAGGGTAAGTTTGAATAAATCCACTGGTTCTTTGAGTAAATCTGCTTCGATTAATTTACGCACGATTTTATCGCCAAAGCCTTCAAGCTCCAGTACCGAGCAAAAGTGTAGCAGTCTAGATGCAATGATGTCCGGGCAGACTCCAGGCTCCGGGCAATGTAAAAACTCACCCTCAATCACTGTCATTTTGCCGCAAGAGGGGCAGGTCAGCGGGTAGGGTAGCGGCTCACCGACCGATTCAATGACTTGGTCCACATGCGGGATAACGCCCCCGCGTCTGACCACTTCAATCACCGCGCTGCGACTTAAACCTAAAGCGCTAAATAAAGTCAGGTTGTGCAAAGAAGCTCTAGACACCATCGCGCCAGAGACCCATACGGGTTCAAAAATCGCCACCGGCGTGATGACGCCCGTACGTGCCACAGACCATTCGACATCTGTTAGCTGGGTATGGGCGCTTTCGCCTTGAAATTTATAAGCGATGCTCCATTTGGGGTGATGGGCGGTGATGCCTAACCTGGCGTGCTCGCTGACGTTGTTGGCTCTGAACACCACACCATCGATTTCGTAATCTAACTCGGCCCGTTTTTCCTTGTAATCGAGATAAGCCTGCTCGCATTCATCAGGCGAATGAAGCGCGGCGACTGGCATCGCGTCAAAGCCCAGCGCTTTTAAGCAGGCAAACTTTTCGACTTCAGTGGCAAGGCCACTTCCATCAACATCATAGGCAAAAAATGATAAGCCGTAAGCTGCGGATTTGTCTGGCTCTTTTTGTTTAAGAGCGCCGCCAGCTAAGTTGCGAGGGTTAGAAAATTCGTCTTCATAAAACTTTCTAAAACGGGAAAGGGTCATATAAACCTCTCCCCGAACTTCGATTTTTTTTAAAGTGATTTGCTGCGGGATACCTGCAATCCTGCGGACATTCGCCGTGATATCTTCACCCTGATCTCCGTCTCCCCGCGTGGCCGCCAGTTTTAACCGGCCTGCGTCATCATAATGTATGGCGCAAGCAATGCCATCGATTTTAGGCATGGCAAGGACATCGCCCTGAATCTTGTCAAACCATTTAGTGAAAGCGTCTAAATCGTAACATTTATCCAGCGAAAGCATGGGCCTGCTGTGGACGATACGTTTTTGGTTGCCGGTTAAATCGGAGCCAACATCGGTCAATGCCGGGGAGTTGGGATGCAAGGAGCGCAAACGCTCAACCAGTCTGTCAAACTCAGTGTCAGAAATAGTCGGTGCGTTGAGAACGAAATAAGCATGATTATGCTGGCGAATCTGGTCTTCGAGTTGTTGGATTTCGTCTTGCATTGGATACAGAAATCCATATCAGTGGCGGTAGATATGAGCAACCTTCATTCGTCAGGAGCATTATTTCAGCAGTTGATGAATGCGGTCAGCACGTTCTGGCGTATCGTCCCTGATCCAGATTAACTCAGGTGTCAGGCGTAGTTTTACCTGACGACCGATTTCTTGCCTTAAGGCTTTTTTCTCTTGTTCCAAATAAACCAGCGTTTGCTGGCATTTTTCGTCAGAGCCAAAAAGCGAAAAGAATACTTTGGCGGCACTTAAATCAGGCGTTACTTCTACATCCAGGATCGTCAAAAACGCTGGGGTTTTTAAAAGCTTTGCTGAGAGCACCTTTTGGATCTCAGACCCGACGCGTTTAGGACGGATGGACATATTTAAGCCTGTGCTCCTTGCTCAGGTGCTGGGGCTTTAACTTTGGGCTCGTCTTTAATCGCACGGTCCAGTTTAGCAGCCACTTGTTTGAGTTCGTAGCATTCCAAAATGTCGCCGATTTGCACGTCATCGAAGTGATCAAGACCAATACCGCACTCGTAACCATTGGTGACTTCTTTCGCGTCATCTTTGAAGCGCTTAAGACTTGCAATGGTGCCTTCGTGCATGGTCTTAGGACCACGCTTGACTCTGATCTTACCTGAACGGATAATCTTACCATCGAGGACATAAGAGCCCGCGATTTTGCCAAGTTTATCCACTGGGAACACCGCACGTACTTCGGCTTTACCGAGATAGTTTTCTTCGAATACCGGAGCGAGCATACCTGCCATGGCGAGTTTTACTTCGTCTAGCATGGTGTAAATAATGCTGTAGGATCGAATGTCCACTTTTTCTTGCATTGCCAGCGTGTGTGCTTTGCTGTCTGGCTTGGTGTTAAAACCAATGATAATCGCCTTCGAAGCAAGCGCCAAGTTGACGTCGTTTTCGGTGATGGTACCCACGCCCGAATGGACGATGTCGACCGTCACCAGTCTGGTGGACAGACCTCTCAAGGAGGATACCAAAGCTTCAACAGAACCGTAAGCATCAGCTTTGACGATCAAGCGCAATGACTGGCCTTTGTCTTTTGGCGAGCTTTGCAAGAAGTTTTCCAGCGTAACGCGGGAGAACTTGAGCAGTTCTTGTTCACGAATCTTAATGGCGCGATGGTCAGCAATGGTTTTCGCCGCTTTATCGTCAGCGACCACGTTGAACTTATCACCGGCCATTGGAACACCGGAGAGACCCAAGACTTGCACAGCCATTGAAGGTGTTGCAAATTCCACGCGGTTACCTGTGGAGTCGTACATGGCGCGGACACGACCGAAATGCTCGCCTGCAACAATGCAATCGCCTTGTTTCAGAGTGCCACCTTCGGACAATACGGTTGCGACAGGACCACGGCCTTTATCGAGCTTCGCTTCGATAACAGCACCGATGGCTGGCTTGTCGTAGTTGGCTTTGAGTTCCATCACTTCGGACTGAGTCAAAATACCATCCAACAACTCGTCTAGACCGGTCTTTTTCAAAGCCGATACTTTAAATGCTTGGGTATCGCCGCCCCATTCTTCTACGACAACGCCGTGTTCAGAAAGCTGCTGCAAGACGCGTTCTGGTTTCGCATTGCCGGAGTCCATTTTATTAATGGCAACGATTAACGGAACCTTCGCATCTTTAGCATGATTAATGGCTTCGATGGTCTGAGGCATCACCCCATCATCAGCGGCCACAACCAAAATAACGATATCGGTGACTTGAGCACCGCGAGCACGCATTTCGGTGAATGCTTCGTGGCCAGGTGTATCGAGGAAAGTGACCAGGCCGCGCGCGGTTTGAACGGTATAAGCACCAATATGCTGCGTGATACCACCAGCTTCGCCTGCTGCCACTTTGGCTTGACGGATAGCGTCCAGCACGCTGGTTTTACCGTGATCGACGTGACCCATGACAGTAACCACAGGGGGCCTGGAGGTGAGATTTTCAGAAGTATCTTCCACGCCTTTGAGCAACGTGGTTTCTTCAAAGCCCACATTTTTAACTTCGTAGTCGAACTCGCTGGCAATAATAGAGACGGTATCTGGATCAATCGGCTGATTGACCGTAACCATCATGCCCATACTCATCAGCTTGGTGACCAATTGGCCTGCTTTTACAGACATTTGATGCGCTAGATCATTAACAGTAATCGGCCCTGAAAGCTCGACCACACGTTTATGAGCAGCGGCTTGCGTTAAGACAGTCGCTTTGCCAGGTTTTCGAACGCCACGGCGTTTTTTGCCAGAGTTCGACCAGAGTTCATAACCACCAGAACCCATTTCAGAGCGCTGATCTTTGTTATGGCCTCCGCCGAAAGATGTGCCGCCTTTTTTCTTGGCTGGGCGCATGCCTGGACGTGGAGGGCCGCCGGGGCCAGATGGGCCACCGGAGGGTGGCTGGGCGCCAATGCGAATTTCGCGAACTTGAGTAAATGGTCCCGGACGCGGGCCACCCATAGGCGGTCTTGGTCTGAATGAACGATTCTCGCCAGCGAGTCGTGCCCTGATGGCGTTTGGATCAATCACGCGCACAACGTTTTGTGCTGATAAAGGGGGTTTTAGGGGCGCTGCAGCGGTGCCTGCTGGCGCAGCAGGAGCGTTAACAGCCGCTGTCGCTGGAGCGGCAGGAGCGTTTGTGGCAACCTGTGTCACGGGCGCTCTGACAGCTGGAGCAGATTCAGATGGCGCCTGTGCAGTAGGTGTTTGAAACTGAGGCTGTGCGGATACTTCTTGCACGGGCTCGCGAACAGGCTCAACCGCAGCAGGAACAACTTCTTCGGGCTCGTCTTTACGACGTCTGAGAAGCGTTCGGGGCTTGGCAGAAGTGTCGACGCCACCTTGCAAGGCGTTTGCGACTTGATCTTCGTCGATATTACTCGAATGCGATTTCACGACGATGCCCTTAACCGCCAACTTGTTCAGTAACTCCTGATTTGAGAGGCCAAACCGTTTAGCTAGTTCATGTACCCGTACTTTCGCCATTCTTTTATAACTCCTGATCCGTTGGAATGCTTATACCCAAAATTGGCTTTTTAAAAGCCCTTGCGAAAGCTTTTCTATGAATTGCTTGTTCAAAACATTTGATAGTTTTGCACGTATAAGCTCCTCGCCCATCTAGGACATGGAGTTTATCCGTTTGCACCGATCCATCACCTAAGCGATAAAAACGCCACAGCTGGTCTATCTCACGGATAGACCGACAAGCAATGCACATACGAGTAATCAACTTCAAATTCCGAGCTGCTCTTTGGCTTGATTCAACAAGTCGATCGATTTTTCGATCGAAAAGCCCGTCACTTGTGCCAGATGGTCAGGCGTATCTAAAGCGATATCCGTTAAATCGGCATAAAAAGCATTGTTTAGAACTTCTAAATCTTCTGCGCTAAGTTCGGGTAAATTAATATCGCTACTTGGCTTTGCTTCCAAAGCAAAAAGTAATTTTGCTTTCTGTCTAGAAACAGGCAGCTTTTCTTCGGCCATAATAGAACCAGCACTTTTTTGAATCATTTCAATCAAGTTTTCTTGCATGCCAGGCAAGCCTTTGAGCAGTTCAGGATCAGCGCCAGCAATATCTTCAGCTTTTCTAAAACCGTGGTTGTACAAAGTTTGAATTTGTAGCTCGGTCAAGCCTTCGACTTGAGACAGCGAATACTGTGCGTCTTCTCTTTCCTTGGCAGCTTTGGATTCGGAATGGATATCAATCTTCCAACCGGTAAGCTCCGCAGCCAAACGAACGTTTTGGCCTCTTCGTCCGATCGCTAGCGAAAGCTGATCATCGGGGACGATAATTTGCATGGTGTGTTCGGCTTCGTTGACGAGCACGCGGGTAATTTCCGCTGGAGCAAGAGCGTTACACACAAAGCGAGCATCATCTTGATCGTAGGGAACGATATCGATCTTCTCACCTTTGAGCTCTTGCACCACAGCTTGAACGCGAGCGCCTTTCATACCCACGCAGGCGCCTACTGGATCAACATCGGAGTCCTTTGAGCGAACCGCGATCTTACTTCTAAAGCCTGGCTCTCTGGCTGCAGCTTCGATGCTGACAATGCCTTCTGCGATTTCGGGCACTTCTTGTTCAAACAACTTCACCACCACATTCGGGTGCGTTCTGGAAAGAATGATTTGTGAGCCGCGTGCTTCTTCGAGAACATCCAGCACATAAGCGACAATGCGATCGCCCACGCGGATGTTTTCTTTCATCACTTGTTCGCGGGTTGGGATAATGGCTTCGGCGCGACCGAGATCTACTACCACGCTGCCTTTTTCAAAGCGTCTGATAATGCCGGTGACCAGTTCGTCTTTGCGATCTTTGTATTCTTCGTAGACCAAAGAACGTTCCGCTTCGCGAACTTTTTGAACGATAATTTGTTTGGCGTTTTGCGCAGCGATACGGCCAAACTCGTTAGAGTCCAACTTGATGCCCAAATCTTCGCCCAGGGCGTCTTCGGTGAGGCCTGCGTCTAATTTTTTAGCAGCTTCGAAAGCGATTTCGACGCTTGGGTTTAAAACTTCTTTAACGATCTTTTTGAATTCGTAAACTTCGACTTCACCTGCGTCTGGGTTGTATCTAGCTTCCAAATCGGCAGAGGGACCGAGATTTTTTCGGGCAGCAGAGAGCATCGCGGATTCAAGCGCACTGATGATAATTTCTTTCTCAATATTCTTTTCTTTACCAACTTGCTCAATAACTGACTTCAAATCTAAGTTTGTTCTACTTTCCATTTTTCGCTCTCTCCGGGGTATATATGATGTTTGCTTCTCGAATATCATGCCAAGCAATTGGGCTTGAAACTGTGTCGACTTCGAGTGAAATTCCTGTGGTAGGGTCTACGCTTTTCAAAACACCGCGCAGGGTACCTGAAGATGTTTTGACACGTGCCATTTGGCTGATGCCATTGGTGAAATGGCTTTTTTTGGTCAGCGGTCTATCGAGGCCAGGGCTTGAAAGCTCCAGTTGATAGGCTCCGGCAAACCAATTGGCTTCGGCATTGCCGACATCCAAGGCATTAGAGAGCAGGCGACTTAAACTGCTCAATTCTTCTATAGAAGAGCGGTCAATAAACAGCGCCAGACAAGGTCTGCCTTTAAGTCCAGATACTTTAAGGGATACAAGTTCGCAGTTTTCGAGAGCTAAGATAGGCTCAACGTAATCGGCGATCTTTTGTTCTAGGGGGCCTAGGGGTTTTAAAAAGGGTTCTTTTTCAGACATTTAAAAATAAAAAGCCCAGCCCCTTCTGGTTTTCCAAAGAAAACCAGAAGAGCCCGGTACCAAGTTTTAAACGTCAAAGGCTCAAATGAGCTGGGCAAATATTGGTACCAATTTTGGTTTAGTAACGTGAAGAATCTCTGCCGTAGCCGCCGCCACCGCCGCTGCCACGGTTTCCACCGCGACCGCCGCCGCCGCCACCACCGCCGCCACCGTAGCCACCACCGCGACTGTCGTCACGAGGAGCCATTGGACGTGCTTCATTAACTGTGATTGCTCTACCTTCAAGGTTTGAGCCGTTCAATCTTTGAATCGCTTGTTCAGCTTGATCATCGGATGACATTTCCACGAAACCGAAGCCTTTGCTACGGCCGGAATGACGGTCCATAATGACGCGAGCTGAATCGACTTGGCCAAATGCTGCGAAAGCTTGAGCCAATGTATCGTCTGTGGCAGAAAAAGGGAGATTACCAACGTATAACTTTTTACCCATAACACCTCCTGGGGATAGGGACCGCTTCCGGAGGTTAAGCACCATGCCAACAGACTCGAATGAAGCGTTCTAACAGCCAGGCATCTTAGCTCACTGTTTTTAGCTTGGCAAGCCCCAACCAACCTAAAAAAGCATTTTTGGAGCGGTAAGGCCCAGGCGCGTCCACCTGATTTCATGCAGCAGCGCCGCCTGCAGTTCTGGATCGTGCCTCGAATTAGGCAAGTCTGCTAAGACACTTTTATACAAGGAAACCACTTTACGACGTACATTTTCAGAGCGCCCGGCAGCAAAATGGACATCGCGTATAAGACAGATCATTCTAAAAGCAGCCCGTCTACTCCAGATCCTGTCCTTTTGTTCAACGACTTCTCGATACTTAACAATTGCTTTCGGAAGCAAAAGCCTCGTCTCGAGCTTTTCGGCCTGTCTATAAGTTGCTTCCGCTTGATTCAAGGCGAATGCAGTTAAAGCTTGCGTTAATATGATAAAAAACCAAATTTTCATGGCGCGCCTATTAAATAGGCTTATCTAGAAAATAGTCAATCTAGAGCTTCTTAAAGGCTGTTTCGCTGTGCCACTGATCTGGGTGGTGTAGATCGGGGATGGTGGTTTTACATACACCCGTTGCGATTGTCACTTCCGGATTTTCTGCACTGGTCAATCTGATACCACATTCGCTGGTGAATGAGAGCATTCCATTTGTGCCGGCGACAGAAATGGCCATTCGAGCATTTCTATCTGGCATGACGTGTATTCCCAGAGGTTCAAAGTGGTGGAATAAAAGCCCAACGTCATGGGCGAAACTGCCTTGGTGTAGAAGATGAGCGTATTTGTCCGCTTCCAGTACCGTGGCGCCAGTATCGCCCATGAGCGTATGGTATTGCTGCGGATCAAAATCACCCTTCGGCAACTGGGTGTTGTTGATTTGTACAATCATTGTCCGATTTAAGTCTTTGCTGATTTGGTGGTGGAGCTGAGATGGTTTATCTGAGAAATAGGCTACCTGCGGTGCCAATAAATCCTCTGGATTTACCAATTTGGATGAGTCAGTAACAAGAGGAGTGTTGGGAATTCGTGAGCCGAGTTCGCTTCTTAATCGATGTTCCTCAGATACATATTCAATCGCAGGCGTTTGATTGCTTCTCCATTTGCCAGAGATAAGGTCGCCGACTTGCTTGGCTTGCGCGCTAATAGAGCTTAAATAGTCAATGCCAGCTTTTAGAGGTGCTGTTGCCAAATTCGCTGCCCATTGCAACCAACCAGGATTTTTAGGCTCCGCGACAGGTGTTTCTGAAGGTGAAACTCTGTAGGGCTCGGTATCATTGGAGTCGAAAGATGAAAAGCCAGAACCAGTGCCCAAAGGTTTGTCCGGCCCTTCTTCGTGAAGCATTTCAGGGGATTTCGGGCGAATTGGTTCAGCCATGCAAATCTATTGTATCATAGCTCTGCACTTGCATAGTTGCTTAGATATTATTCTTCTTCGCCTGAAACTGTAACGTCGTATGCGCCCAAGGCTTCCAATAGCTCTTCTAGCGCATCTACTGCATTGGCAGAATCCAAGGTGATTGTCACGCGGTTGCTTCTGGAGCGTGCAACCGGCGCATCTTCCCAATTGGCTTCGTCTTTTTCAATAATATATTCGTCAGCGGCAACACCGAAATCTTCGAACAGATCAGGAACATCTTCCTCATGGTCGCCTTCCATGATCCAGGAGAACCAGCTATTTAGTGCTTTGGCGGCTTGTTTCGAAGTTTCATCAGTATCAAAAGTGGCAATTAACTCAATTTCATCCATTGGAATTCTCCATATCGGGAATCAAAACACGGTGCAAAGAAAAAAATCAAGAGAGTCCCAACCATTTTTCCGCAAGTTCTTCTGCTTCGAAGTCTCTAAATTCTTGTTTAGCCCATAAAACTTTGCCGTCGTACGTCCGTTTGGAGAAGTCTAAGGGCAAATAAGCGCGTCTGTCTGCAGCGAAGAACTCAGTTAAGACGCCGTCGAAATATTCAGTGAGCAGCTCATGGTCAGCGTCTTCGCTGACGAATACAAACTCATGCGCGCGCTTTGACGTTCCTAAAAGGGCTTTGAGCCAAAATCCGTCCTTATCTTTTAATAGACTGACAGACAGTTCTTCAGAGGGCTCTAAATGGGATTGATGCTTAATTTGCAAAATATTCTGAATCATTTTTCGGATTCCTTATTGGGAGCCGGGGGCCCGGCTTGCTGGTTAATGGAATTTCATGGTGCAGTCGAGATGCCATTGGCATTTACTGCATTGAAAGAAGTCTCATCGGGCGAAATTATTGCGTATTTAGATCCTTTTGGCAATTTAGGCTCAGGCTTTGAAGGCCTAGATCTACTATTAAGCAAACCCGAAAGTTTAACCGGCGCCTTGGCAATGAGTTCTGCGTTGCTGGCAACGCCCGGCATTGATCTGTTGATATTAGATTCTTTGTTTTGGATGCCCGGCAAGCTCTCGGATTTCGAACAGGCGCTTAGGCACTTGGCTTTAGAAGCTGCAAAACACCAAAAGCGGGTGGTTTTAATCAACCCTGAAAATGGGATAAGAAAATGGCTGCTAAAAAGTTTGAAAACTTTTTGCAGCCAGCAAATCAGGATAGCTGATTAGGGTAGGTTAAGGAACATTGCGAACAAGGATTTGGTCACGTTCAAAACGAACCAAAACCACACCACCTTTGTCCGTTCCAAGCGGTGCCAAAGGCAAACGCAAGAAAGGGCCACCGGCATGAATGCGCTGGGCTTTGTACAAGCGTTCTTGGCCGGTAGAAGGCACCGAACGTCCGCGTGTACCAGGACCGTGGTGTTTATTAATGTAAGCATCCAAAGTTTCGGTCTTCTTGCCGGCAGCTCTTAACTCTTTAACTGCTCTGCGAAGCAAAGAGGCAATGTTTTTTCTACCCTTCAATAACCTTTCAACGCCATCCATACCTTCAATAAGATATGCAATTTGGATGTCTTTAAAAGAAACCAAAGTTCTTTTATTTTTTGTTTTTTCTGTAGCCATAAATTCCTCTTTGTTATAAACCGAGAAAAGAGTTGTCTAAATCTTTTAATAAGTCAACTGGGTCTTCTATTCCAACTGAAAGACGAATTAATCCATCTACTATTCCGAGCTCTTTTCTTACTTCCAAAGGCACTGATGCATGGGTCATCATAACAGGCAGCCCAATTAGGCTTTCTACGCCTCCTAAACTTTCCGCGCACTGAAATAATCGAGTTGATTCAGTAAACTGTTTAGCCTTACTTAAGCCTCCTTTTATTACAAAGGAGATCATAGCACCTGGTAGCTTCATTTGTTTCAGGCAAAGGTCGTATTGCGGATGATTTTTTAGGCCTGGATAAATTAGCTTTTCGACCTGAGAATGATTCTCTAAAAATGAGACGATCTTTTGAGTGTTCTCACAGTGTGCTTTCATGCGAACGGCCAGCGTTTTGGTTCCTCTGAGCGTTAAAAAACAATCAAATGGTGCTGCTACGCCTCCGGTTGAGTTGGAAACAAATGCGATTCGCTCAGCCCAGCCCGCATCGCTGGTCACGATGGCGCCGCCGAGCACATCGCTATGACCGCCCAAATATTTAGTGGTCGAATGCACGACCAAATCTGCCCCAAGCGCTAGAGGTTGCTGCAAATACGGGCTAGCAAAAGTATTATCCACTGCCACGGGGATTTTTTGAGCATGGGCGATTTGGCATACGGCTGCGATATCTACTAACTTCAGCATCGGATTGGTGGGCGTTTCAAGCCAAATTAGCTTGGTGTTTTTTCGCAGGGCAGGTCCCAGCTTGTTCACATCACTCAAATCCACGAAAGTGCTTTCAATGCCTAAGCGGCCAAATACCTGTGTTAATAGCCGGCGGGTTCCGCCGTATAAGTCATCGACTGCCACAATGTGATCACCTGCCGACAGACACATGAACAAAGTGGTCATGGCAGCGCAGCCAGAAGAGAAGGCAAAGCCGTGATCGCCGCCTTCGAGCGCAGCTAAATTATCCTGCAGCGCCGTTCGAGTTGGATTATGCGACCTGGTGTACTCATAGCCCTTGTGTTTCCCGGGAGATTCTTGGACATAGGTGGAGGACAGATAGATCGGAGTCATGATGGCCCCGGTCTCAAGGTCAGGATGTTGGCCGGCGTGAATACATCGGGTCGCGAAAGCGTTCTCTGAATGCGTCATAATCAAGGAGATTAATCGTGAAAACTCTTAAAAACCACACAATTTTTATTACCGGAGCAAGCCGTGGCATCGGCCGCGAGATCGCACTCAGATGCGCTAGAGACGGTGCCAATATTGTCATCGCTGCCAAAAGCGCCGAACCACACGCTAAATTACCAGGCACCATTTTCTCGGTGGCCAAAGAAGTAGAAGAAGCCGGGGGCAAAGCGTTACCCCTCCAGCTAGATGTTCGCGACACAGACCAAATCGCCCAGGTTGTTCAAAAAGCAGCCATTCACTTCGGCGGTATTGACGTTTTGGTAAACAACGCTGGCGCCATCAGGCTCACCAGCACCGATGCAACCCCAGCCAAATCTTTCGATCTGATGATGGGCGTGAATGCCCGAGCTACGTTTTTTTGTTCGCAAGCCTGCTTGCCTTATCTCGAAAAATCGCAAAATGCGCACATCTTAAATTTATCGCCGCCCATTACTTTTGAGCCAAAATGGCTTCAAAATAACCTGGCTTACACCATGACCAAGTACGGCATGAGCTTATGCACCGTGGGTATGGCAGCGGAGTTTCGCGACA from Myxococcota bacterium includes:
- the nusA gene encoding transcription termination factor NusA, producing the protein MESRTNLDLKSVIEQVGKEKNIEKEIIISALESAMLSAARKNLGPSADLEARYNPDAGEVEVYEFKKIVKEVLNPSVEIAFEAAKKLDAGLTEDALGEDLGIKLDSNEFGRIAAQNAKQIIVQKVREAERSLVYEEYKDRKDELVTGIIRRFEKGSVVVDLGRAEAIIPTREQVMKENIRVGDRIVAYVLDVLEEARGSQIILSRTHPNVVVKLFEQEVPEIAEGIVSIEAAAREPGFRSKIAVRSKDSDVDPVGACVGMKGARVQAVVQELKGEKIDIVPYDQDDARFVCNALAPAEITRVLVNEAEHTMQIIVPDDQLSLAIGRRGQNVRLAAELTGWKIDIHSESKAAKEREDAQYSLSQVEGLTELQIQTLYNHGFRKAEDIAGADPELLKGLPGMQENLIEMIQKSAGSIMAEEKLPVSRQKAKLLFALEAKPSSDINLPELSAEDLEVLNNAFYADLTDIALDTPDHLAQVTGFSIEKSIDLLNQAKEQLGI
- the ligA gene encoding NAD-dependent DNA ligase LigA encodes the protein MQDEIQQLEDQIRQHNHAYFVLNAPTISDTEFDRLVERLRSLHPNSPALTDVGSDLTGNQKRIVHSRPMLSLDKCYDLDAFTKWFDKIQGDVLAMPKIDGIACAIHYDDAGRLKLAATRGDGDQGEDITANVRRIAGIPQQITLKKIEVRGEVYMTLSRFRKFYEDEFSNPRNLAGGALKQKEPDKSAAYGLSFFAYDVDGSGLATEVEKFACLKALGFDAMPVAALHSPDECEQAYLDYKEKRAELDYEIDGVVFRANNVSEHARLGITAHHPKWSIAYKFQGESAHTQLTDVEWSVARTGVITPVAIFEPVWVSGAMVSRASLHNLTLFSALGLSRSAVIEVVRRGGVIPHVDQVIESVGEPLPYPLTCPSCGKMTVIEGEFLHCPEPGVCPDIIASRLLHFCSVLELEGFGDKIVRKLIEADLLKEPVDLFKLTLEQLLSLERMGETLAKKLLAQIEQKRTISLPNFLTALGFDDLGPTIAETIANHFGSLERLRQASFEEFTSIYGIGESIARSIPAGFKAFDKEIDALLGHITIAKPVQATFDNTHPLFGKSVVFTGTLTLLDRKEAQKKVRAAGGQTPASVSTNTDYLVVGDGPVSTKQKAAQKLGVPVVTETDFVKMMQ
- the rbfA gene encoding 30S ribosome-binding factor RbfA; the protein is MSIRPKRVGSEIQKVLSAKLLKTPAFLTILDVEVTPDLSAAKVFFSLFGSDEKCQQTLVYLEQEKKALRQEIGRQVKLRLTPELIWIRDDTPERADRIHQLLK
- the infB gene encoding translation initiation factor IF-2 — its product is MAKVRVHELAKRFGLSNQELLNKLAVKGIVVKSHSSNIDEDQVANALQGGVDTSAKPRTLLRRRKDEPEEVVPAAVEPVREPVQEVSAQPQFQTPTAQAPSESAPAVRAPVTQVATNAPAAPATAAVNAPAAPAGTAAAPLKPPLSAQNVVRVIDPNAIRARLAGENRSFRPRPPMGGPRPGPFTQVREIRIGAQPPSGGPSGPGGPPRPGMRPAKKKGGTSFGGGHNKDQRSEMGSGGYELWSNSGKKRRGVRKPGKATVLTQAAAHKRVVELSGPITVNDLAHQMSVKAGQLVTKLMSMGMMVTVNQPIDPDTVSIIASEFDYEVKNVGFEETTLLKGVEDTSENLTSRPPVVTVMGHVDHGKTSVLDAIRQAKVAAGEAGGITQHIGAYTVQTARGLVTFLDTPGHEAFTEMRARGAQVTDIVILVVAADDGVMPQTIEAINHAKDAKVPLIVAINKMDSGNAKPERVLQQLSEHGVVVEEWGGDTQAFKVSALKKTGLDELLDGILTQSEVMELKANYDKPAIGAVIEAKLDKGRGPVATVLSEGGTLKQGDCIVAGEHFGRVRAMYDSTGNRVEFATPSMAVQVLGLSGVPMAGDKFNVVADDKAAKTIADHRAIKIREQELLKFSRVTLENFLQSSPKDKGQSLRLIVKADAYGSVEALVSSLRGLSTRLVTVDIVHSGVGTITENDVNLALASKAIIIGFNTKPDSKAHTLAMQEKVDIRSYSIIYTMLDEVKLAMAGMLAPVFEENYLGKAEVRAVFPVDKLGKIAGSYVLDGKIIRSGKIRVKRGPKTMHEGTIASLKRFKDDAKEVTNGYECGIGLDHFDDVQIGDILECYELKQVAAKLDRAIKDEPKVKAPAPEQGAQA